CCGTTATTAATATTAACTTTTTAACAGGAGGCAACTGATGCCCAACACGATATGAAAAATACAACAATTAAGATTTTGACCATCATGCTTGCCGGGTTGACCGCGGTAGCCTGCAATGGCAGGAAAGAACCCGACACCACGCCGGCAGCGCCCGTGAAAACAGACCATGCGCCTACTTTTGTAACGCTTACCAAAGAGCAGTTCAACGCGGTCGACATTGCTTTCGGCAAAATCGGCCAGCAGAATCTTTCGACCACCGTCAGGGCCAGCGGACACCTTGAGGTGCCTCCGCAGAACAAGGCGCAGGTGTCGTCCTATGTGGGCGCCGTGGTCAGATCGATTGCGGTGCTGCAGGGAAGCAAGGTAAGTAAAGGGCAAACGTTGGCTGTTCTTGAGCATCCTGACTTCATCAAACTGCAGCAGGAATACCTGAATGAAAAAAACAGCCTCGCCTTCCTTGAAAAAGAATACGAAAGGCAAAAAGAACTCGCGGCCAATGACGCGGGAACCGGAAAAATGTACCAACGTGCCGAATCCGAATACCTTGCCGGAAAGTCGCGCCTCAATGCGCTGTCGGGCCAGTTGCGTGTCCTCTCAGTGAACATGGCGCAACTGAACCGCGGCAGGATCACATCTTCGATCACCCTGAAGTCGCCGATTTCAGGCTATGTCGGCAAGATAAGCGCCAATACCGGGGGTTATGCCGAACCGAACATGCCATTGTTTGAAATTCTCGACAACAGCCGGATCCACTGTGATTTATTGGTGTACGAAAAAGATATTTTCAAGGTGAAAATAGGTCAAAAAATCCACTTCACGCTCACCAATATGCCCGACCATCAGGGCGAACATGAAGGCAAGGCCATTGAAGGCGAAATTTTCGGAATCGATAAAACATTTGAAGACGGCTCCAAAGCAATTGCGGTGCATGCAAGGATCAAGAACGAAAACCACCAGCTGATTCCGGGGATGTATGTCAATGCACTGATCGATGTCGGGCAGAAAATGACTACAGTAGTCCCGTCAGATGCAGTGTTCACCAGCGATGGCAGGCAGTGGGTTTTTATCCGAAATAAAACGACCGGCTGCAAAACACACCGCGAATGTGCGGCACATGAGTCGTGCGCGCCATCCGAATATTGCAAAGAACACCCGCAATGCGAGGCGCATGAACAGTGTGGGAATGAGCGCTGTCAAATACATACCGATTGTGAAGCGCATGAAAATTGTAACATTGAACGCAATCCTGACAACTACTACTTTACGATGCACGAGGTCAGGAAGGGCGTGAGCGATCTTGGCTTTACGGAAGTGTCGTTCGTAGACCCTGTTCCTACCGACGCAACTGTGGTTTCCAAGGGCGCATTTTACCTCTTGTCAAAAAGCAGGACCGGAGGCGAGATGGAAGCCCATTAACCTGCCAGTCAAAAAAAACGCCGTAAGCTATTTACGGCGTTTTCTTTTTAAGCTATCGCATTAGTTCAGCAATTCCTGTAATCCGAAAGCGCTGACGAAATTTTTATAGCCTTCAGACACATGGGCGTTGGCGTCCCTGGCAAATTGGCCGGTAGCCACATCAACAACCGTGCGTAACGGGCGTTGTCCCTGTGGCGTGTTGACGAGGTTCAGTACGGCATCGGCAACCTCCTGCGGATTGGGCTGCAGGTTCTCAAATAATTGTCCGATGCCTGCCCCGATTTGATCGGGTAGCGCAGACAAGTTTCCATAATCGGCCGCGATGCTGCTGTCAGACCCATAAGTGGATTTACCAAAAATATCCGTTGGAAAGGCCCCCGGCTGCACAATGGCTACGTCGACGCCCAAAGGCCGCACCTCATAATGCAGGCCTTCGCTAAGGCCTTCTACCGCAAACTTCGCCGCGTTGTAAAATGTCATGAAAGGCGCTGAAAACCTTCCGAGGACACTTGATGTATTGATGATCAGTCCCTGTTTTTGTGCACGCATTTGCGGCAAAACGGCCTTAATAGTGCGCCAGGTTGCATTGAAATGCACGTCAAACAGCGCATCGATGTCTTTCTGGGTAAAGGTTTCGGCGATGCCGCCCATGAAATTTCCGGCGTTGTTGACCAAAACGTCTAACTGTCCCTCGGTAGCGAGGATGTGCGAAACGGCATTGTTCACCGAGACTTCACTGCCCAGATCTACTTCTATAACGTGCACATTGTTGAGCTTTGCGAGCGATTCCGCTTTTTCCCTGTTCTTTCCGGCAGTGTCGCGCATCGTGGCATACACGGTAAATCCGGCCTGAGAGAGCGTGTGTGTGTGCAGCCAGCCGAAGCCGCTGTTGGTGCCGGTAATCAAGATTACTTTTTTCATTTGTAGGATCAATTAAAAAATGGTTATTAGTATTTCCAAAAGTGCCTAAATAATTTTAAGTTTATAAAAGTTTTTTAGTTACTTTTGGGTACTGCAAATTTGCGCAGAAAAAAATTCACCCACAAGAAGGCACCTTCAGGAAACACAGTTACCAAATGGAAACAATCAGCGTCCCGTCTGCAAAAGACACCCAAAAAAAATTAAAAGAAATTTTAAATACGCCTCGCGACTGCACTACGTCGTTGTGTCCTGTTAAGGATGTACTGCACAAAGTAGGCGACAAATGGTCGGTTTTCGTCATGATGGCGCTCGGCGCCGAAAAGACTCTGCGGTTCAATGAACTCAAAAACACGATCGATGGGATTTCCCAGAAAATGCTCACCGTTACCGTGCGCGACCTGGAATCCTTCGGTTTGATTGACCGCAAAATATATCCGCAGATCCCGCCGAAAGTAGAGTACACCCTGACGGCAAAAGGCGAGGAATTCTTACAGCATCTCGTTGTGCTGCTCGATTGGGCCTGCAGGTACAGCAAAAACGAGCAGGCCGCATCCAACTGATGGTTACAGCTAGAAACCAAAAAGCCCACAATCGTGGGCTTCATTGCAGAATGGAAGTCCAATCTAAAATCGGTGCGGACTTACCATATCCTTATATATTATTACGGGCGAGGTTTAGGGTTTGAGAAAATGGCCGCGATGCGGGTGGCCATGCTGTTATAGTACGGCAATTGATCTTTTCGGCACAAACTTTTGATGTCCTGGAAATGTTTGTAGTGGATGTGTTCAATCTCGACCTGCACTTTGCCGATTTCGGCCATCAGCGAATCATTGCGTCGCCAGTCGGTTTCAGTACCAGCTAAGGATTCATAAAGCCGATTTTTCACTGCCATGATCTTAGCATCGGCGTTGCGGACGTGGCTGCGGTGCCAGTCAATCAATTTCTCGTATTCGGTGATCTGGGCCTTATCGAAATGCAGTTCATGGATGACCGTATTTTTCTTATCGTCAGGCCTTTTCCCGCGGTGTTCCCGGCGCTCCATTAATGTGGTGGCGATCAGCAGCAGGTTCAGCGCGACTAGCGTGATACAGAAAACCGTCAGTACTTTTACTTTTTTCATGGTTGCGCGTATAAGTCGTTATGCGGCATCAGGTCTATCGAGCCAACGGCGCCTGCATTTGACGGCACGGCTGCCGAATACAATGTGAGGGCACACAATACCGCCAGCGATGCACACGCCCAGGCGGCTGCCTTTGGCGAAATGTACTCCGGAACACGATGTATCCGCGCATTGATTTTGTCCCTAAGGAAAAAAGGCGGATTCACCTCCCGGATGTTGTCGAGCGGTTTGAGCAGGTCATCCATAGCCATGTTATTTGTCGGGTTAGACGTCTTTAATTTCATTTTCATTCGTTGGTATTGATTTTTTTAAGCAGATTTTCCTTGGCCCTGTGCAGTAACGATTCGACAGCTTTTTCAGAAATGCCCATAATCGCCGCCATCTCCTTTTGTGATTTCTGCTCAATCTTGCTGAGGAGCAGCGCGGTTTTCTGGTTAGGCGGCAGCATATCGATTTTGGAGAACAAGGCGGCCACCGCTTCCTTCTGTTCCAATTCGACGCCGGGATGGTTAAAATGGGCAGGATCATGGCGTAATGCCTGGCTGTCTTCATAAAACAGCGACGTGAGGAAGCCGAATCGCTTTTTCCTTTTCCGGGCCTTGACGAAGTCGATGCAGCAATTCACGCAGATGCGGTAAATCCAGGTCGACAGTTGAGACTGATGGTTGAAATCATGCACCTTAAGGTGGACTTTGACAAATACATCCTGTGTCACTTCCTCAGCATCTTCGAGGCTTTGGAGGTAATTCAGGCAGAAGTTGTACACCCTGCGATGGTGCGCATTATAGATGTCGTTGAAGTCCAAAGGTCCGGTTTATCTCTGCCGAAGATAAAGATATTTCGCCGATTTCCATTTCGGGAAAGCAGCCGCAATGACAATAATGTCACTGCCCCGGATGGAAGCGGCATCCTTTCTTTCCGCTTCTTTAGCGGAAGAAAGATATAGCGGACAGCCGGATACAGGCCCATAAAATCAATAAATTTTTAGTAATTTAGGGCACTAAATAAAACGCATGCGCTTTTTAAAAATCCTTTGCCTGTTTGTCGCCACGACCGCTTTTTCGCAGGAAAAACCGCCCGTGACCGTTCAGGATACTACTTTTTTCACCAGGGTCGACTCGCTTTACAGGGAAGACCAGTTTTATTTTTCGGTGACTTACAATCTCTTGCAGCACAAGCCACCGGGCGTCGCACTGAATGGATTTTCTACCGGCATCGGGTTGGGATTCCTGCGCGACATGCCCGTCAACAGGAAACGCACGCGTGCCATTGCTGCCGGACTGGGCATTTCCTATAACAAATACCACAACAACCTGCAGGTAACTGAGGCTGGCGGCGGTTACAATTATGCGATTCTGGAGGACGTGAGCTATTCGAAAAATAAGTTAGAGCAGTTGTTCCTCGACCTCCCGATTGAACTCCGCTGGAGGAACTCGACTCCCGAGAGCCATAAGTTCTACAGGGTTTATCTGGGTTTTAAGCTGCGTTACCTGCTGTTGAACAAGACGAAGTTTGTGGGCGACGAAACGATTGTGGTCCTTAAGAACAAGGACTTCAACAGTTTCCAGATCGGGCCATACCTCGCCACGGGTTTTAATACGTGGAATTTCCATGTGTACTACGGACTGACACCCCTTTTTAAATCGGCGCAACTGAACGGCAAGTCGATTGACATGCGCACGCTCAACTTCGGGCTGATGTTTTACATCCTATAACCAGAAATACAGCAAGCCTGACTGCGGCACGATCCCGATGAGGCTTCCGAGGACCAACTCCTGCATGGTGTGT
The nucleotide sequence above comes from Flavobacterium magnum. Encoded proteins:
- a CDS encoding efflux RND transporter periplasmic adaptor subunit; its protein translation is MKNTTIKILTIMLAGLTAVACNGRKEPDTTPAAPVKTDHAPTFVTLTKEQFNAVDIAFGKIGQQNLSTTVRASGHLEVPPQNKAQVSSYVGAVVRSIAVLQGSKVSKGQTLAVLEHPDFIKLQQEYLNEKNSLAFLEKEYERQKELAANDAGTGKMYQRAESEYLAGKSRLNALSGQLRVLSVNMAQLNRGRITSSITLKSPISGYVGKISANTGGYAEPNMPLFEILDNSRIHCDLLVYEKDIFKVKIGQKIHFTLTNMPDHQGEHEGKAIEGEIFGIDKTFEDGSKAIAVHARIKNENHQLIPGMYVNALIDVGQKMTTVVPSDAVFTSDGRQWVFIRNKTTGCKTHRECAAHESCAPSEYCKEHPQCEAHEQCGNERCQIHTDCEAHENCNIERNPDNYYFTMHEVRKGVSDLGFTEVSFVDPVPTDATVVSKGAFYLLSKSRTGGEMEAH
- a CDS encoding SDR family NAD(P)-dependent oxidoreductase encodes the protein MKKVILITGTNSGFGWLHTHTLSQAGFTVYATMRDTAGKNREKAESLAKLNNVHVIEVDLGSEVSVNNAVSHILATEGQLDVLVNNAGNFMGGIAETFTQKDIDALFDVHFNATWRTIKAVLPQMRAQKQGLIINTSSVLGRFSAPFMTFYNAAKFAVEGLSEGLHYEVRPLGVDVAIVQPGAFPTDIFGKSTYGSDSSIAADYGNLSALPDQIGAGIGQLFENLQPNPQEVADAVLNLVNTPQGQRPLRTVVDVATGQFARDANAHVSEGYKNFVSAFGLQELLN
- a CDS encoding winged helix-turn-helix transcriptional regulator: METISVPSAKDTQKKLKEILNTPRDCTTSLCPVKDVLHKVGDKWSVFVMMALGAEKTLRFNELKNTIDGISQKMLTVTVRDLESFGLIDRKIYPQIPPKVEYTLTAKGEEFLQHLVVLLDWACRYSKNEQAASN
- a CDS encoding RNA polymerase sigma factor: MDFNDIYNAHHRRVYNFCLNYLQSLEDAEEVTQDVFVKVHLKVHDFNHQSQLSTWIYRICVNCCIDFVKARKRKKRFGFLTSLFYEDSQALRHDPAHFNHPGVELEQKEAVAALFSKIDMLPPNQKTALLLSKIEQKSQKEMAAIMGISEKAVESLLHRAKENLLKKINTNE
- a CDS encoding porin family protein, whose product is MRFLKILCLFVATTAFSQEKPPVTVQDTTFFTRVDSLYREDQFYFSVTYNLLQHKPPGVALNGFSTGIGLGFLRDMPVNRKRTRAIAAGLGISYNKYHNNLQVTEAGGGYNYAILEDVSYSKNKLEQLFLDLPIELRWRNSTPESHKFYRVYLGFKLRYLLLNKTKFVGDETIVVLKNKDFNSFQIGPYLATGFNTWNFHVYYGLTPLFKSAQLNGKSIDMRTLNFGLMFYIL